TCGAGCCTTATTACAttatgtttaaattcatttttatcatCCCCACCTCGCAGGCATTGAGTGGGTGGACACAGGTCACAGGTCGTTTATTGGGGTGATTGGCAGTCTGGCCTGGTCTGTGGGCAACATGCTGCTGGCTGGCTTCGCCTACTTGGTGAATGACTTCCGAGCACTGATCATGACCGTTACAGCCCCACTAGGATTTGCAGTTCTGACCTGGTGGTAAGTCAAGTGTTCAGACACAAACTAATTACATGTAGCAGTCATTATGGATCACTTCATTAAATAAGTTTGTCCAAAATTACGTGATTTCATACACATTGTAGTTAAATGATTCactcattattattgttattattaatatttggaaaatgatttcaGGTGGATTCCTGAATCTGCCCGATGGCTCTTAGCCAATGGAAAAGTGAAACAAGCCCAGTTTTATCTGGACAAATGTGCAAAGTTTAACAAGAGGCCAATACtggcaaacaaaatgaaattggaGGCAAGTTAAACCTTAATGATGAATACTATGTGTAAAACATTACCGAATTGTGTACaaattgtctttaaaaatttcaataaaacaacCAATTTCTACACTTCACTCAGCatattttctctcctcctgcacAGAGACTTTCCGAAatagaaatgacagaaaagcagGACAAGAACTACACTTACATTGATCTAATCAGGACCCCAAAGATGAGACGGTTAACTCTACTTGCTGGGATTATGTGGTGGGTATTACCTCAGAAGTATCTTACAAGGATCATAGAGTATAGACATTTAAATCTATTAAATCTATGAAATTAATTCAATTGCAATGTCTGGTTGACTCTTCTTCAGTACAATGTTTGGTATATTAGCGGGGaaaccacagaaacacaaataagcAGTGATTTCTTGTGCAGGTATGGAGTTGCCTCAACTTATTATGGAATCAGCCTGAACATCAGTGGATTTGGTTTGAACATTTACCTCACACACTTCATTTATGCAGTCATTGAAGTGCCTGCCAAGCTGATGATCTATTGGCTTCTTAACATCATTGGACGGAGGAAGTGCCAAGCAGGCACGTTGTTACTGACAGGAATCTGCATCGCCATAAACATCTTCATCCCAAAAGgtgaaaaaacacatcagtttcCTTTTACAGTTgcaaaaaaattacacacaacaTTTTCTGCCAGTATTGTTTGTCAGTCAACATGCCAATATTTTTACTATATTTATACCTAACCCATAAAAACACACTCCAAAGGTTGAGCTATAAACGGAATTTATTGACATTTAAGTTCCTTAAATGTTTGGATGGCTGCCTTATCTTGTGCACAGTGCATGCTGTACTTGTTCTTTGCAGGTTTGTGGCACGTGCGTGCTGTTGTCGCCATTCTTGGAAAAGGCCTTTCAGAAGCTTCCTTCACGACGGCCTTCCTCTACACAACTGAGTTTTACCCCACGGTCATCAGGTCAGTTTACGTCGATCACAACAACCTGCTTATTTTACTTCAATTATATACTTCAATTATATATTTACTTCAATTATATCAAGTCATCTTCAAGTTATCTTTATAATATTTAACCACACCAGCTGTATTCAGATGGGAGTCTTTGAGCCTCCTACAAAAAGATATAATTTGTTCCCAGCTGTAATAGTCCCactatgtttatattttttcctatggaggaataatttacaaaatgatTTACCGTTGCTTTCACCAGACAAAATGGTATGGGTTACTCCAGCTTCATAAGTCGTCTGGGAGTATCAGTGGCTCCCCTCATCCTGCTGTTGGAGGACATCTGGACTGTTCTTCCTCAGATCATCATCTGCACTGTGGCCATTATATCAGGCCTGGCATCTCTGTTTCTTCCAGAGACACTGAATGTGAGGCTGCCAGA
The nucleotide sequence above comes from Channa argus isolate prfri chromosome 1, Channa argus male v1.0, whole genome shotgun sequence. Encoded proteins:
- the LOC137131349 gene encoding solute carrier family 22 member 7-like isoform X2 codes for the protein MKFENILEEIDGFGPFQIIIIVLLCTPRIVLPCHFLLNNFITTVPAHHCDFSTLEDGGLYINLTQEQKLTVSIPVGRDGDPKSCEMFAEPQFHLLSNTSSSTDLPTVQCQTGWVYNSTFTSTLATEWDLVCDRKSLTKTTSTIFFFGVMIGAIAFGFLCDKYGRKNTLLASYLMTIAFGFSSAFANSYILFAVLRFLTGFALTGISINSVVLSIEWVDTGHRSFIGVIGSLAWSVGNMLLAGFAYLVNDFRALIMTVTAPLGFAVLTWWWIPESARWLLANGKVKQAQFYLDKCAKFNKRPILANKMKLERLSEIEMTEKQDKNYTYIDLIRTPKMRRLTLLAGIMWYGVASTYYGISLNISGFGLNIYLTHFIYAVIEVPAKLMIYWLLNIIGRRKCQAGTLLLTGICIAINIFIPKVHAVLVLCRFVARACCCRHSWKRPFRSFLHDGLPLHN
- the LOC137131349 gene encoding solute carrier family 22 member 7-like isoform X1, which encodes MKFENILEEIDGFGPFQIIIIVLLCTPRIVLPCHFLLNNFITTVPAHHCDFSTLEDGGLYINLTQEQKLTVSIPVGRDGDPKSCEMFAEPQFHLLSNTSSSTDLPTVQCQTGWVYNSTFTSTLATEWDLVCDRKSLTKTTSTIFFFGVMIGAIAFGFLCDKYGRKNTLLASYLMTIAFGFSSAFANSYILFAVLRFLTGFALTGISINSVVLSIEWVDTGHRSFIGVIGSLAWSVGNMLLAGFAYLVNDFRALIMTVTAPLGFAVLTWWWIPESARWLLANGKVKQAQFYLDKCAKFNKRPILANKMKLERLSEIEMTEKQDKNYTYIDLIRTPKMRRLTLLAGIMWYGVASTYYGISLNISGFGLNIYLTHFIYAVIEVPAKLMIYWLLNIIGRRKCQAGTLLLTGICIAINIFIPKGLWHVRAVVAILGKGLSEASFTTAFLYTTEFYPTVIRQNGMGYSSFISRLGVSVAPLILLLEDIWTVLPQIIICTVAIISGLASLFLPETLNVRLPETIDDIEKQRRNDTASHSVESSGVFLESKNTTNT